In Phoenix dactylifera cultivar Barhee BC4 chromosome 11, palm_55x_up_171113_PBpolish2nd_filt_p, whole genome shotgun sequence, the following are encoded in one genomic region:
- the LOC103709474 gene encoding photosystem I reaction center subunit VI, chloroplastic → MASSTAVAAVHPIAVRGLAGSSFNGTKLAVRSPRRTHFRPNLRSSTVTVVAKYGEKSVYFDLEDLGNTTGQWDLYGSDAPSPYNPLQSKFFETFAAPFAKRGLLLKFLIVGGGSLLAYLSSTASGDILPIKKGPQLPPTKGPRGKI, encoded by the exons ATGGCATCCTCAACTGCCGTCGCAGCCGTACATCCGATCGCCGTCAGGGGCCTCGCCGGCAGCTCTTTCAACGGCACCAAGCTCGCCGTCAGGTCCCCTCGCCGGACTCACTTTCGTCCTAACCTCCG GTCCAGCACCGTCACAGTAGTGGCGAAGTACGGCGAGAAGAGCGTGTACTTCGATCTGGAGGACCTCGGCAACACCACCGGTCAGTGGGATTTGTACGGATCCGATGCCCCTTCGCCTTACAATCCCCTTCAG AGCAAGTTCTTTGAGACATTTGCAGCCCCATTCGCCAAGAGGGGTTTGTTGTTGAAGTTCTTGATAGTAGGTGGTGGCTCCTTGCTTGCCTACCTAAGCTCCACAGCTTCTGGTGACATACTACCAATCAAGAAAGGCCCTCAACTGCCACCCACCAAAGGGCCACGCGGCAAGATATGA